In Thermococcus stetteri, the following proteins share a genomic window:
- a CDS encoding tripartite tricarboxylate transporter permease, with protein MLPLSDLLIWSFAGVLFGSLISWIPGFHIYNIIALLVAVFGVGELMPVQAFPFFAVGAIVAYAYVSAISSVYFSVADESAVFLLFPTQRYLLLGRGHEAVLLYLIGAVAGTIILVLGLLFVFPKVLPPIYQATSPYITYFLVAIVLFMFMSEWPKEGDRGKTVKERLWLAWRQILGGIFVFFLSGILGFIIMNTNILPTTSAYTRLTPMFIGFFGMSWVVLNILSNPPMLPQKPEDKIESSIYNTLKASFGGAFGGTIAAVYPIITGGMGALVAGHMTSQRGDDAFIISQGVNRVIYYVGAFSLLFLPNLRLTRGAGAWLVSSLYTPKSHSEYIAAVGVILLASGISFLFTYGLSKIIARSFNVMHIKKISYFVAAVLVVISYLLTDWMGVVVLFVSTAIGLMAAAFNTRRSYCLGGLILPVLVSMTGHTGAFIHLLGLG; from the coding sequence ATGCTCCCCCTTTCCGATCTTTTAATATGGTCATTCGCAGGGGTGCTCTTCGGCTCGCTGATATCGTGGATTCCAGGGTTCCACATCTACAACATCATCGCCCTACTGGTGGCCGTCTTCGGAGTTGGCGAGCTCATGCCAGTTCAGGCGTTCCCGTTCTTTGCAGTGGGTGCCATAGTAGCATATGCCTACGTGAGCGCAATTTCCAGCGTCTACTTCAGCGTTGCCGACGAAAGTGCAGTGTTCCTCCTCTTCCCAACACAGAGGTACCTCCTCCTCGGCAGGGGACATGAGGCAGTGCTGCTCTACCTAATCGGAGCCGTTGCAGGTACCATAATCCTCGTTCTCGGCCTACTCTTTGTCTTTCCGAAGGTACTGCCGCCAATATACCAGGCCACGAGTCCTTACATCACGTACTTCCTCGTGGCCATAGTGCTCTTCATGTTCATGAGCGAGTGGCCGAAGGAAGGGGACAGAGGAAAAACCGTGAAAGAGAGACTCTGGCTCGCCTGGAGGCAGATACTCGGCGGAATCTTCGTCTTCTTCCTCTCCGGAATACTGGGGTTCATAATCATGAACACCAACATACTCCCGACAACGAGCGCCTACACGAGGCTCACGCCAATGTTCATAGGCTTCTTCGGAATGTCATGGGTCGTGCTCAACATCCTCTCCAACCCGCCGATGCTCCCGCAAAAGCCCGAGGATAAGATTGAGAGCAGTATTTACAACACCCTTAAGGCCAGCTTTGGAGGGGCCTTCGGTGGAACGATAGCGGCAGTCTACCCGATAATCACAGGAGGTATGGGTGCGCTGGTAGCAGGGCACATGACGAGCCAGCGTGGAGATGACGCCTTCATCATCAGCCAGGGCGTCAACAGGGTAATCTACTACGTCGGGGCCTTTTCGCTCCTCTTCCTGCCCAACCTGAGGCTCACGAGGGGAGCCGGAGCGTGGCTCGTCAGCTCGCTCTATACTCCCAAGAGCCACTCGGAGTACATAGCAGCCGTCGGCGTCATCCTGCTCGCCTCTGGAATAAGCTTCCTCTTTACGTACGGGCTTTCAAAGATCATAGCGAGGAGCTTCAACGTCATGCACATCAAGAAGATCTCCTACTTCGTCGCGGCAGTGCTCGTCGTCATCTCCTACCTGCTCACGGACTGGATGGGAGTGGTAGTGCTCTTCGTCTCGACCGCGATAGGTCTGATGGCAGCGGCGTTCAACACCAGAAGGAGCTACTGCCTCGGTGGCCTGATACTGCCCGTGCTCGTCAGCATGACAGGACACACTGGAGCCTTCATACACCTCCTCGGACTGGGGTGA